TAAGTTGGCATACCTGTCGTTGGAGCTTTTTACTTCTGTTCTCCGTCCAAACAAGGAATCCGCCTCGTCGAAAAACAAAATGGCGTTGCTGATCTCTGCCTCTTTAAATACAGCCGCCAGGTTTTTCTCAGTTTCCCCTACATACTTGCTTACCATCTGAGATAAGTCAATTTTGTACAGCTCCAGCTTCAGCTCTTTAGAAAGAATCTGAGCCGCCATGGTTTTTCCTGTTCCGGGAGGACCGGCAAAAACAACAGTGACCCCCCTGCCGTAAGCCACAGTGCGGCCAAAGCCCCATTCTTCATACACGGTGTATTTATTCTCCATCTGAGAACAAATGTGACTTAAAAGCTGTTTCTGTGAATCTGGCAAAATCAGCTGATCCCATGTATACCCACTGTTAATTTTTGTAGCTCTTTCGTAAAGCTGATGGTCAATCTGCGCAAAGCAGGACTCGTAAAGGGACGGCTCCTCCCCCTCCAAAATCCTGCAGCTATTTTTATAATGGTTTGCTGCTGCTTTAATCTGGCTTGGAAGAAAAAGGAATTTAGCTGCCAGCCTGTCTCTTTCCTCTGTACTGATTTGGTACTTTTCCATATAGTGATCCCATATCTGCTTTCTTTCCTCAAAAGAAGGATTTTCTATATGGACAGGCAGCAGCTCTATGGCGCCCCTTTGCCTTTTTCCAGGTTTGTCTTGAGATAAAATAAAAATAGGATCTGGACAAAACTTTATTTCTTCCCAGAATATTTCTGCCATATCTTTTTCCAGGCTTTCATAATGCTCTGCTGCCAGAAAGCTGTCTGTTAAAATTGCCTCCCGCACAGCGCGGCGCACATCTGACTGAATTTTTTCTTTGCTCCCTGTAATTTTGTCAGTCTCCAGTACAATAATTCTTTTTTTCTCATTGGCTGACAGCTGTCTTAACAGCTCTTTCTTTCCACATCCGTTTTCCCCCCAGAGGAAAACAGCTTTTCTGTTGTCTGTATTTGCTCTGACCTGGCTGCAGTCCTTATTTTCACCTATGCCGCATAAGCTGCAGGCCTGTATAAGTGCAGAAAAGGCCTTGCTCTCCTCCTTCGTCTCCCTGTCTCCTTCCGGCTCAATGGTTATGCTGATTTGTCCTAATCTTTCGTCTGGATATTGATTGCCTAAAATATAGCCTGCGATTCGCTGGTCCAATATTACTTCTCTGTCCCAGAAGGATTCCTGCTCTTTTCCCCAGCTTTCATCCAGCATATATCTGGCAAACGGGGAATTCTCAGTAAGCTCCTCCCTGATTGAGTTTCTCACCAGCTGGTTTAGGCCCATAATTCTGGCGCCTACCTCCATAACCGGCCTTGTTTTTTTGCCGCTGCCGTTAAGCCAGGAAAAAATTTTCCCGTATACTCCCTCAAACTCCGGAAGCGCTGCCAGAAATAAACAGATTTCTTCTGCCACACTTAGACGGAAACGATATCCCAGGCTGCCCAGAAAAACAATTTCTCTTCCCTGCCGGCTGTTAATCTCATTAATAAGAGAACGCAGTTCCTCATCATCTGCCATTTGATAATCTGAGCTTGATGAAAACAAGGCGTCTAACGCTTTTCTTCCGTCCAACTCTGGAATACCTACTCCCTTTACATTTCTCTCCTCATACCCTAAGACCTTCAGTCTCCTGTCAGCCCACCCTTTTAATCGAAGGAGATATTCATAATTGTCAAGAAATCGTTTCCTGTCCATCTAAGTTCCTTTTCCTCTCTATTACAAGGTTTTTAAAAATTCTTCTTTTCCTTCCTCTCCGCCGTGAATCGCCTGAAGCAGTTTTGGAAAATAATTGTCAAAAGACATAATATTGGCGTAAATGCACTGGGCCAAAGCCGGCTTTTCATCTTCCTCGCCAAAAAAATCTACATATGTTTTAAAATGAATTTCTCCTGTCTCATAATCCATCTCAAAGTTTCCCACCTTCAGCCCATAATTAATTCTGGTGAGCACCTCCGCCATATAAGGGATTTTCTCCTTTGGCGCGTTTACCGGACAAAGAGAATAGTAGCAGAACCTTTTTTCCTCCTCCAAAATCTTGCAGAAGGTCTGCCATGTTCCGTTTTGGCTGTCTGCGTCAATTTTAATCATTCCGTTCCATTCCTGAATACTCCATCTTGCTTCCTCTGCAATGGATTTTACTGTTTCTGTTATACTCATAATCTTTATGCTCCTTCTGTTGGTCTTGCTTCAATGAAATCATTCTCTGCGTTTTTAAGCTTTTCCAATTCCTCTTTTATCTTATATTCTCTGATTGTACTGGAAATTTCTTTAAATTTATCGCGCTGCCCGCCTAACTCTTCTGCAGGCACAGCTAAAAATCCGTCAATCTTCCCTTTTAGCTGGAGAACCCGCCCCTTTTCTTCTAATGCGGCATTTCTGCTTTCTTCAGCCTTCTGAAACGGCCGGAATTTTTCTTCATAGTTTCTCACAGCTTCTCTTTGTCTTTCTCCTGCTGCTCGAATCATAGCACTTGTATAGGCCAATATTCCCTGCTCGCTCTTTCCAAAAACCTCTGTGTCCCTGCCGGAGCCCTTCGGGCCTTCTGCCAGCTCCTTATCCTTCATCATCTGCTCCTGCATTTTTTCCTTTTGGTATTCATTTTGAGTATTATATATAGTGTGGTATGATGTTTCTGTATACAAATATGGATTTAAGGTTTTTTCCAGATCATATTTGCTTTCTAATGATCCTAAAATATTTGTAATAATCTGATTATGCTCTGTACTGTCGTGACTTTGGGATGCATCCTGCCATCCAGGAATACTTTGGCATCTGCTCCAAATGGCTTTTATGTCTTTTTCGCTGGCCAGTGCTGATAAATCTGTAATTTTATTCAGCTTTTCTATTTCATTCTGACAATTTTTGCCTGACTTCCTGCCTTCTGGTTGTTCTGCAAAATATTTTTCATTCTGGCCTATTAATGTTACTATCATTCTTTTTACATATCCCAGATAAACTTCTCTGTATTCTTTTCTGTATAAATGTTTTATATTATCAATTTCCTTGCTATAGGCGCCGAAAAACTGTTTTTTATGCTTCTCCTCCGCCTCTTTTTTTGCCAGAGCATATGTTTTTTCCGCAATTTCTTTAGAAAGCTGGATTTCTATAAAGCTTTCTCCTGTTCCTAAAAGGGCTTGATTGCTTTCTTTGGTCAGCGTCTCGATCCTTTTACTCAGCAAGGTTAAATTTTGCTCATAAAGCTCCGCCAGCCTCTTGATTTGATTTACAACTGCCTGGGCAGCCTCCCCGCCTGAAGTCCCCCACAGTACATCTTGGTCTAGTAAAGCGTCCTCCGCCTTTTTTCTTTCCTCCTCTAAGTTTAACAAATTTTCCAGTTTTTCCTCTGACTGCTTATCAGGCAGCTGTGCTATGTCCTGGTCTGTAGTAGTAATTTTTGTATCTTCTAGACTTCCCTTTTCAAGAGTTTTTCCGCCTAAAATAACACTTTTTTTCGGCTCTTCAATTTTCAGGTTATTTCCGTCCCAGAATAGGGCTCCTGACAATTCTAAATTTCCTAAATTCCAGACTCCTAAATTTTTTTGACATAAGGTCCGTTCTTTAAAAAATAATAGCTTTGCCTTAACGTATGCAGATAATACAAACTCTGCCTGGGCAGCCATTTTATATGTAACTCTGCCGTTTTGTACCTTTAGTTCTGTACCTGTCTTGTGAACCTTTACATTTAAACCTGATAATGCAGACAGATTAAGTCCCAGCTTTGCCAGTACTCCCGCCTCCAAGGAAGCTATTTTGCCACCCAGACCAACATGCAGATTCGCGCCTATCCAGGCATTTGCATCTAATTTTACCTGTCCGTCTAATCCATAGATGCTGCCGTCATTCTCCTGCCCGCTGCCTTGATTTTCCTTCTGTGCTCCCACCTGTCCGGCCAGCTGAAAGCCAGCGCCTACGGCAAGCCCGCCGCCTACATAAACTCCAGGCAGCATAGGAATAGGCACATTTACATCAACGCCTATTATTCTAGGCGCCTGAAAACCGCCGCTTTCTTCTGTGACATTTACTCCATGGGAATCCTCATCCTTTTCGCCGGCTCCTACTGCTTCACCGTCCCCAGGATATTGCCATTTCAAGTGTCCTTCTACACGATTGTTTCCAAAGTCCACCAACATTCCCAGATTATCTGTGCCAATGTTAATTGAAGCAGGATTAAATATAAATCCGTTGTACGCTAAACCTGTTCCCTGCTCATAAGAAACCTGTCCTACAGTAACGCCTACTTCTTTCAAATTCAAAAATCCCGCCACATTACTTAGGGGGCCGATACCGTCCGCTGAGCCTCCTGCAGAAAACTTCAAATTCTGGGCAGAAATCTTTTTTTGTTTTGGAGATAAATTGATTTTTTCTGACTCAGCATTAATCAGACCATTTTTAATGTTCAGCTTTGCCTGCTCAACAACAGTGTCCCCTAAATTATCTCCATAAACAGATAAGCTGGCTTTGTCTGCCGTTATATTAATAATATTTTTAATATCTGCACCTACTCCTGCTGTCAAAATAACTGACACAGGGGCAGAGTTTGTTTCTGCTCCTTCTGCTGCTCCTCCCTTTTCAGCTGACGCCTCCACGCCAGTCAGCTTAAAACCAGAAAAAAGCTCCAAATCCCCCTGGACTCCGCCTTGTATTTTCTTAAAGTCAAAGCCTGTCTCTTTATTGTATTTTAACTCCTCGCCTGACAAAATAAGGGTTTTGCCCATTACTAAAATATTTCCAGTAGCCGTTTGAACAAAAAGCCCACTTTGGTCGTAACTTCCATTTTCTACCTTAGTGTTCATTAATACATTTCCAAGACTAAAGGACAATTCTCCACTAAGTCCCTGTAATGAAAAAGCTTTTTCTTCATACTTCAGGCTGCCCACTTTTACATCTGCCTTTGTTCCGCCGGATGTAGAAAAGCCCATTATTAAATCAGCTGCTGAAAGCGCCTTACTTTCTCCTGAGTAATCTGCCTTTCCCACTTCACCATAAACCGTATGATTATCTACATCTAAGACAGCGTTTTCCATGTGAGCCTCAGCAAGAGTATTTCCTGATACTGAAACCTTAGCATTTTTTGCTGTCAGACTGAATTTTTCTTTTTTGGCCTCCACTCCTGCTTCCACAGTAATTGATATAGGGGAGGCTCCGTTTTCTCCTGCTCCTGTTTCTCCTTTGACTGCAGATACTTTTCCTTCTGTTAAATTAAATCCGGAAAACACCTGCAGATTTCCCTCTAATTTTCCCTCCAGCTTCTTAAAGTCAAAGCCTTCCGCCTTATTGTATTTTAAATCTTCTCCCAGTAAGGTAACTGTTTTATCCATCACTACAATATTTCCTGAAGCTGACTGGATAAAAAGGCCATTCTGATCATAGCTTCCATTTTCTACCTTTGCATTCATTAATATACTTCCAATGCCAAAGGATAAATTACCGCCAATTCCCTGAAGAGAAAAAGCCTGTTCCTCATATTTCAGGCTTCCCACCTTAATATTAGCTTCTGTACCGTTAGATGTAGAAAAACCGGCCGTTAAATCAGAGGCTGATATCATATGGTTCGCTTTTGAATAGTCCACATTTCCCACTGTGCCATGGACCGTATTGTTATCTATATCCAAGGCTGCGTCTACAATGTGAGCGTCGTTTATGCCGTCGCCCAGTATTGTAAATTTTGTATTTTTTGCTGTCAGGCTGAATTTTTCTTTCTTAGCCTCCACCCCTGCTTCCACAGTAACTGATATAGGGGAGGCTCCGTTTTCTCCTGCTCCTGCTTCTCCCTTGACTGCAGATACCTTTCCTTCTGTCAGATTAAATCCGGAAAATACCTGCAAGTTTCCTTTGACTTCCCCTCCAAGAGTTTTAAAATCAAAGCCTGCTTCCTTGCTGTATTTTAATTCTGTCCCTGACAAGGCTATATTTTTCCCCAACGCCAAAATATTTCCGTCAGCTGACTGTACAGAAAATCCGTTTTGGTCATAACTTCCGTTTGACACATTGGCTGTCATGGACAAGCTTCCAAGGCTGAAGGACAAATCTCCTTTCAGACCCTGAAGGTTAAAATCCTGTTCCTCATACTTCAGGTTTCCCACCTTAATATTAACTTCTGTGCCGTTAGCTGTGGAAAAACCGGCTGTTAAATCAGAGGCTGATATCATATGGTTTGCTTTTGAATAGTCCGCATTTCCCACTGTGCCGTGGACTGTATGATTATCTATGTCCAAGGCTGCGTCTATAATATGGGCGTCGTTTATACCGTCCTTTAACGCTGTAAACTTTGTGTTTTTTGCTGTCAGGCTGAATTTGCCATTTTTAGCCTCCACCCCTGCTTCCACAGTAACTGATATAGGGGAAGCTCCCCCTGCTGCTTCTCCGTTTTCTTCCTGTCCTGCTTCCAAAGCAGCTCCTTTAACTGCAGATATTTTTCCTCCTGTCAGAATAAATCCAGGAAATACTTCTACATTTCCCCCTACTTCTCCTTCCAGAGTTTTAAAGTCAAGGCCTGCATCCTTGCTGTATTTTAATTCTGTCCCTGACAAGGCTATATTTTTTCCCAACGCCAAAACATTTCCAGTAACTGTCTGAACAGAAAATCCGCTTTGGTCATAGCTTCCCCCTGTGACCCCTGCTGTCATAGACAGGCTTCC
The window above is part of the Lachnoclostridium edouardi genome. Proteins encoded here:
- a CDS encoding autotransporter outer membrane beta-barrel domain-containing protein, with amino-acid sequence MANVQEQEVRRYVLKKDRAASSDTRHVELKDMRENEIMSAVRQYGVEAIIKEYREVKAEPPVDILLAYLYQKPDDISKDESELLQKAYGWGFIADVYRQLGKNDLSEISTWGKIKGWFGRKFGSYKKVNKFENHSLAGAPSAAPKNTQGDSAVSKLKQAENQLFQGIQKMEAGEAVEENTSVNALVEQGLEVIERLTNSESAEGEDNERTEGPETEAGSEPSQNMSVQDQARQLAENAVTNESSNNLVQSEEPIHAISTESSEDQMDYNGYIRLYGYKGYEFEEGIMQYRSQNIALVLPAGLVYNLKNTDFTLIYDSKAPGKMAVMSKGDAALSLGMLQLSATHMKYTDLDDTFLADEAAVGINEAFFDLKANAAVEHVKINRSGISFDEFTADLKDFSLFNKTLNIANPKFHMKKENKWMKDISIGGLSIKKDNVSLNFSGNEEGSQGTWMLKEENGETVNVGSSETQWVPYITGGNANLEVGALFQVNIPNIFLDQEKVTANGDIKINLDWKLPGSQKVTAEMTIQNILYKFGDSSLSWGNMSGNADIPVGNTVLKTAFQNVVYNQAGLGIGSLESSVIVENKTITVGGKNIIYTKEQGLSFEQLSGNVEGDINIGSAFTLKNIKAALSKNGEDGSGYAVTLEAGAEAKKGKFSLTAKNTKFTVSGSGINDAQIVGAALNIDNNTIYGEAGNVDYSRANNIISASDLKAKFSTAEGTEVNVNVGSLKYEEQAFFLQGLNGDLSFNLGSLSMTAGITDGSYDQSGFSVPSATGNISVKGKNIALSGTELKYSKDAGFDFKTLEGGVEGNVEVFSGFTLKEGKVSVSKGADSGEVQGEQGEAGAGGTSPISVTLEAGVEAKNGKFSLTAKNTKFTVSDDGVNDAHIVNAILDIDNTIHGEVGNLDYSKENNVISATDLSVDFSTAKGTAVKVNVGSLKYEEKAFSLQGISGDLSINLGGTSMTAKITGGSYDQNGFSVQSAAGNISVLGKNINLSGTNLKYSKEAGFDFKTLGGAIEGNTEIFPGFTLLGGKVSAAKGEAGEGENGTSPISVTVEAGVEAKRGKFNLTADNAQFTVTGNILSSAEIKNATLDIDNHTVYGKAENVNYLGESKAFSAAGLALGFSVTGGPKADVNVGSLKYEEQAFALQGIKGYLSFSLGSLSMTAGVTGGSYDQSGFSVQTVTGNVLALGKNIALSGTELKYSKDAGLDFKTLEGEVGGNVEVFPGFILTGGKISAVKGAALEAGQEENGEAAGGASPISVTVEAGVEAKNGKFSLTAKNTKFTALKDGINDAHIIDAALDIDNHTVHGTVGNADYSKANHMISASDLTAGFSTANGTEVNIKVGNLKYEEQDFNLQGLKGDLSFSLGSLSMTANVSNGSYDQNGFSVQSADGNILALGKNIALSGTELKYSKEAGFDFKTLGGEVKGNLQVFSGFNLTEGKVSAVKGEAGAGENGASPISVTVEAGVEAKKEKFSLTAKNTKFTILGDGINDAHIVDAALDIDNNTVHGTVGNVDYSKANHMISASDLTAGFSTSNGTEANIKVGSLKYEEQAFSLQGIGGNLSFGIGSILMNAKVENGSYDQNGLFIQSASGNIVVMDKTVTLLGEDLKYNKAEGFDFKKLEGKLEGNLQVFSGFNLTEGKVSAVKGETGAGENGASPISITVEAGVEAKKEKFSLTAKNAKVSVSGNTLAEAHMENAVLDVDNHTVYGEVGKADYSGESKALSAADLIMGFSTSGGTKADVKVGSLKYEEKAFSLQGLSGELSFSLGNVLMNTKVENGSYDQSGLFVQTATGNILVMGKTLILSGEELKYNKETGFDFKKIQGGVQGDLELFSGFKLTGVEASAEKGGAAEGAETNSAPVSVILTAGVGADIKNIINITADKASLSVYGDNLGDTVVEQAKLNIKNGLINAESEKINLSPKQKKISAQNLKFSAGGSADGIGPLSNVAGFLNLKEVGVTVGQVSYEQGTGLAYNGFIFNPASINIGTDNLGMLVDFGNNRVEGHLKWQYPGDGEAVGAGEKDEDSHGVNVTEESGGFQAPRIIGVDVNVPIPMLPGVYVGGGLAVGAGFQLAGQVGAQKENQGSGQENDGSIYGLDGQVKLDANAWIGANLHVGLGGKIASLEAGVLAKLGLNLSALSGLNVKVHKTGTELKVQNGRVTYKMAAQAEFVLSAYVKAKLLFFKERTLCQKNLGVWNLGNLELSGALFWDGNNLKIEEPKKSVILGGKTLEKGSLEDTKITTTDQDIAQLPDKQSEEKLENLLNLEEERKKAEDALLDQDVLWGTSGGEAAQAVVNQIKRLAELYEQNLTLLSKRIETLTKESNQALLGTGESFIEIQLSKEIAEKTYALAKKEAEEKHKKQFFGAYSKEIDNIKHLYRKEYREVYLGYVKRMIVTLIGQNEKYFAEQPEGRKSGKNCQNEIEKLNKITDLSALASEKDIKAIWSRCQSIPGWQDASQSHDSTEHNQIITNILGSLESKYDLEKTLNPYLYTETSYHTIYNTQNEYQKEKMQEQMMKDKELAEGPKGSGRDTEVFGKSEQGILAYTSAMIRAAGERQREAVRNYEEKFRPFQKAEESRNAALEEKGRVLQLKGKIDGFLAVPAEELGGQRDKFKEISSTIREYKIKEELEKLKNAENDFIEARPTEGA
- a CDS encoding ATP-binding protein; translated protein: MDRKRFLDNYEYLLRLKGWADRRLKVLGYEERNVKGVGIPELDGRKALDALFSSSSDYQMADDEELRSLINEINSRQGREIVFLGSLGYRFRLSVAEEICLFLAALPEFEGVYGKIFSWLNGSGKKTRPVMEVGARIMGLNQLVRNSIREELTENSPFARYMLDESWGKEQESFWDREVILDQRIAGYILGNQYPDERLGQISITIEPEGDRETKEESKAFSALIQACSLCGIGENKDCSQVRANTDNRKAVFLWGENGCGKKELLRQLSANEKKRIIVLETDKITGSKEKIQSDVRRAVREAILTDSFLAAEHYESLEKDMAEIFWEEIKFCPDPIFILSQDKPGKRQRGAIELLPVHIENPSFEERKQIWDHYMEKYQISTEERDRLAAKFLFLPSQIKAAANHYKNSCRILEGEEPSLYESCFAQIDHQLYERATKINSGYTWDQLILPDSQKQLLSHICSQMENKYTVYEEWGFGRTVAYGRGVTVVFAGPPGTGKTMAAQILSKELKLELYKIDLSQMVSKYVGETEKNLAAVFKEAEISNAILFFDEADSLFGRRTEVKSSNDRYANLETSYLLQRLEEYEGMTILATNYLKNIDEAFMRRMKYIIQFQFPDAAARKQIWKVTIPKKAPVSQDMDYDFLGDNLELAGGSIKNIAVYAAFMAADKKCQIGMKEILKAAQYEMQKTGKILLGKDLKQYGYLLEED
- a CDS encoding type III secretion system chaperone family protein encodes the protein MSITETVKSIAEEARWSIQEWNGMIKIDADSQNGTWQTFCKILEEEKRFCYYSLCPVNAPKEKIPYMAEVLTRINYGLKVGNFEMDYETGEIHFKTYVDFFGEEDEKPALAQCIYANIMSFDNYFPKLLQAIHGGEEGKEEFLKTL